TGAGCCAGCGTAGCGAGCTCGACCCACCAGTCGATGTAGTCCTGCAACTCCTGGCCAACGAAGATGTCGTTATAACTCATGCGGTAGAGCGCGGTATGCGGATCGATGATCGCCTTGATGCCGTTGGCCTCGCACTCAGCGAGCGCGTCTTCGAACATGTCTTTCAGTGTTTGGCGATCCGTGGTCGAGGCCTGGTAGAGCCGCGCCACCTTCACACCGTAAGCCGCGAGTTCTTCGTAATCGACAGTGCGGTCGATCGGCACATTGGCGCCGTGCAACGGCTGGTGCGTGATCGCCGGAATGTCGAAGCTCACTTGCGAGCCAGTGACGTATTCGTAGTCGCCGTAGTCTTCGCTGGTCGCGATGTTGAACGACGTGGTTTGCACACCGGTGATGCTGAGGTCCGCCAGCACCGCCAAGGCGGGAACCGGCGCAATGCGCTGCGAAGTTTCGCCGTGAACGCTGCTCGTGGTCAGGTAATTGTAGTCGTAAGTGACGGTATTCCCCTGCATGGATTCGCCGACGGAGACCGGGCAATCGAGCGCCACCGACGTCCAGAAATCCACGCGGGCCAGCATGTAGGGCCACGTGCTGGGGTTCGCGCCATCGGGCTCGTTTCCGCCCTGCAGTTTGTGGAAGGCGAAGTTCGTCGCCGACTGTGTTTCGATGATCAGCTCGCGGTCGGTGATGCTGATGTCGTCCACGTATTCGGGAATCACGATCAGGTAATAACCGTCCGTGGTTTCGAGAATCGCCTTGGCGGAGTCGATGGTCGGCAGTGTGGTCGTGCTCGGCGTGATGGCCGTGTAGCTGCCGCCGGATTGCACCCATAGCTGCTGAATGACTTCCGGATACTCCGTCCACGAGGCAATCGGGATGCGCAGGTAGAATTCGTCGGTATTCTTAAAGAGCACGAGGGGCGTCAACACGGAGTAGATGACTTCCCAGCCATCGTCGTGCAGCCAATGCGTCGTGGTCCAGTTGCGCTCGTGAGTGAACACGTGGTTGTTCGGCACGTTATTAAAGTGCGCCTCGCTGTAGGGGATCTGCTTAATCGTGCGCGAGAAAACATAGTCGTAAGAAGGGTCTTCGCGCAAGAAGCTGAAGTTGGACGGCTTCCAACCATCGTGCGTCTCCTCCCACACGCTCAACCACGGGTCGGGTTCCAAGTTTTCCCCAAGGTCGGGGTGGTGGCGGAAGCCCATCGTGTCGAAGCTCTTGATCCAGCCCCAGCGATTCTCACCACCGGTGTAGGAAACCGGCGGCGCGCCCGCAGCATCTTGCAGCGGCACGAGGTTGGCCAGCTCGGCTTTCACGCCAGCGGACTGGCTGTTGTTGATCAGCGCCAGCGCGCTGTCCAAGTAACTTTGCGCGGCAGAGTAATTTTGGCCGTGCAGCATGCGGTGGGTGTAATCCTCCTTCGCGGCATGCCAGGCGACGACGGCCGCGAACCAATTTTGCAGGTCTTCACGGTAGGCGTTGAACTCAGTGATGTTGCTGTTCAGGTAAGCCGTGTGCATCTGGTCGAAGATCGCCTTGCCCGCGCCCATTTCCAAACCTTCCGGTGACGGGTGCTCCAGCAAAATGCGGTAGCCGTCGAGGTAATCGAGAACCACGCTTTTATTCGGAATCTCGGCGCCCGCGTAAGCGCTTACGACGACGTCATCGATGCTCGCGTCGATATCACGATTGCCGGTTTGCACTTGGTGCGCGCCGATCAGGAAGACGTCGGCCACGCCGTTGTCCGCAAAGCCGGAACCGCCGCTGACGTCGATCGTCGACGCTGTGTAGCTGCCGCCGCCGTAGGGCGACTGGTCGAGCGTCAAGGTGGCGTCATTTCCGTTCACTTCGATGAGGACATCGATCAGTTTGTCCCGGTCGAGCCGTTCGGAAACGGTCGAGGTCAACTCCGTGCCGGTGATGCTGCCGTTACCGTCCGCCGCGGCGCCGTCGTATTGATAGACCGAGATGCTGTCCGTCGCAGTGATGTCCACCATGCGCAGATACCAGCCGCGGTTGCCCGGCAAATCGTTGCCCTGAGCGCGGGGCAGCAGCCAGAGGCCGGAACCAGCGAATGTCCACCCGTTCATTTGCGACAGGTCAAGCGTTGCCTCGATGGTGTAGTTAAGAAGCTCGTCCAGATCACGGTCGACGTAGAAGCGCGCGCCGGCGCCGCCGGGGTCCACGCTAGTGACACGAATGGCGTCGCTATCGATGCGCACAGAATCGTCGCTGCCTTCGGTTTCGATCCAGCCTTTGCCGCGGAACGGCGTAAAGCCGAGCGCATCGTTGTCGGGGCGGTCAAAGTCATCTTCGTAAACGACGCCGGCGTAGACTACGTTGCTTGGCGTGACGTCGTCGTAGTTCGTCGCCATGCGAATTTCGTCCACCGAGAAGTCGTGCGTGTAGCTGGCGTAGGTGTAGCGTTCGAGCCCGAAGTGGTCGAAGGAGATGTCCAGCCCGCTTAAGTTGACAATGCCGCTGCCGGGCTCGGTCTCCAGGCCCGGGTTCACGTAAAGCGTAAAGCTGTCGCCGCCAGGCGTCGTGCTCATGTCAAAGCGCATAACGAAGAACACGGCGTTGTTATCGACGTCGGCAAACTCGGACACAGTATTGCCAAAGGCGCTCAGGCTGAGCTTGCCGTCGGTGCTCGAATCGGCGCCGAGGGAGAGCTCGCGATAAGAGCTGCCAACGCCGCCATCGTAGAGGCCCATCCTGCGATAGCCAGCAAGATCACTGGCTTGCTTGTAAACGAAGCTCAGGTAATACGTGCCGCTGGAGGAGTTGTCGAGCGAGGCGGACAGCTGCCGCGCGGCGCGGGAGTTGTTTGAGCCCATGATGAGCGAGCCGCCGGTGGTGTCGACGGTACCGGTGGAGTCGGCGTAGATCAGTGTGCTGCCACTGACCGCCGGGCCGCCGCCAGCGGTGATGATCCAAGGGCCGGTAAAACCAGTCACCGTCGGCGCCTGGTTGTAGACATTGTTGGTGGTGTATTCGCCAGCGCTGGCGTTGCCACCAAGCGCGAACGATTCGTCCACGAGCAGTGCGTTACCCACGAGCGGGCAACTAAGGTATGCGGTAGCCATGCAAAGCCACCTGTAGGGGGTCTTCATTGGTTGATGGGGGTGTAGGTTTGGGATTGTTGGGGAAACGTAACGGCGGCTAATAGCTGCCAGTCACGGGGAAAGCTTTGGGGGGTTTGTTCCGAAGGCTATACGAGGTTTATAAATGCGCTTTGAGAAATGCCAGAACAGCGGGCTTCACATCAGTCCCGGCGGCAGTCCAACCAAATGAGTGCTTGGCTTCCGGTATTTCAATGTAGGTGTGCTCGATGCCCTTTTCCTGTAGGATGGGGACCAGCTTGCGCGAGAACTTCACTGAAACAGATGGATCGCTATCGCCATGCACGATGAGGATCGGCGGCGTGTCGTCACCTAGCCATGTGGCGGGCGATGCGAGCTTCGCGTTTTCCCCCTCGGGCAAGCCAGGGATGCCGCCCTCGAACTTGGGTGCCCGATGCGGATTGTTCACCCACGCCGTGCCATAAAAATTCACGATGCAGCTGACGTCGTTGCTCTGATCCAGGTAAAGTCCATCCTGGTTGAAACGTTCCACGTTTACCGTGCTTCCGGTCAGCAATGCCAAATGTCCTCCGGCAGACCCGCCCATCACCGCGATGCGATTCGGATCGACGCCGTAATCCTCCGCATGCGCGCGGATGTAGCGCACGGCTGTTTTGCAGTCGTAGAGGTTCTGCGGCCAAGCGACCGTTTGGCCAAGCCACTTACCGTTCTCGTCGCGGTGAAAAACGTTGAGCTTGTAGTTGATCGAGAAGACCACGTAGCCCTCTTCGGCCAGCCCGTTGCCAAAGGCTTGTTCGCGGCGATCATTTTTGTCGCCCATGCGCCAGGCTCCGCCATGGATGACGACCACCGCTGGGCGCGGTCGCTCGAAGGAATCCGGCGGCAAATAGACGTCCAGCTTTTCGCTGCGATCATCGCCCAAGTAAGCAATGTTGCGCTTCACGACGATGTCTGTTTCTGCGATGCTCATCGCTGGGCCAAACAGGATGACTAGAAATAAAGTAAGAGTTAAATTTTTCATGATGACTTTACGCAAGCAACCTTAGGCGATTGGATTAACTGAACATGGGAATGCAGATTCTCTAATTGTTCCACCGTCGCATATCCCCCTTTCTTTCCCCACGAGACGCCTTGGCTAGATGGAAAATTTCCGCTGTCTGCAAAGTGTCGTTGGCAATCCAAGATGCCATGAATATAGCGAACGGATTTCTTGTCTTTTGTCTCTGGGACAAAGGCATAATCGGTCGGTTCAAGTCGGCAAATACCCTGGCTCGCCAAGTATGTCAGTGCATTGAGCTGAACAAACGCCTGGCAATCCTCAAGCGTAGTCGGCGGGCGTTCGAATTCACCATCCAGGTAGGCTAGAAAGTTACGGATGTTTTGCTCCAACAGCCGATCAGATGTTAGCGGAATTTTCTCCTTACGACCGTCATTCCATGTAATCTTTATGTGGTCATTCGGAGCAATGTGAATTTGCGCGTGATCAAAGTATAGTTCTTCCGAAGTGTATTCAATTTCTTTGCAGACATTGGTTACCGCGATACGCACAACCACACCGCTTTCTAAAAGCCCTTGAGCAAATACCGTATCAGGCCCTTCGATCGGTTGCACCGAATATAACTCTGATTCCAAGGACACGCATTTTGCCCAAGAATAGAGCCCACCAGTGCCACAAAAGAATAATAAGTTGTGCAAGTGGTGCGCCATTCCATTTCCAAAGCAGGAATCCAGTACTAATTGTTCGCCAAGAAGCAGACGCCCTGCCCAGGCATTACGGTGAAAATAGCCGCATGACCTGCGCCATGCGCCAACAAAGCGCGCTTGATTCAGCGCACCGAATTCACCGGCAAGGATTCGCTGCTTCAGCTCAAGCCGTTCGGTTTGACCGATGTGATTAAAACCGACTGCGGTGAACAGCTTCGCGTGCAGATCATACTTGACCATGGCATCCAACTCAAGCGGGTCCAGCGTCGGCGGTTTTTCCAAATAACAAGCCAGCCCGGCATCAATACATTGCTGATGCATCTTCGCATGAACGATGAATGGCGCAGCAATTGACGCCCAATCGTTTTGCTTGAATTCATTAGCATGCGCGGCCAGCAGCTGATCGAAGTCTGCATAAAGCGCGACCCCTCGCTCTGCGAATCGAAAAGCTTCACAGAGCTCAG
Above is a window of Cerasicoccus sp. TK19100 DNA encoding:
- a CDS encoding alpha/beta hydrolase encodes the protein MKNLTLTLFLVILFGPAMSIAETDIVVKRNIAYLGDDRSEKLDVYLPPDSFERPRPAVVVIHGGAWRMGDKNDRREQAFGNGLAEEGYVVFSINYKLNVFHRDENGKWLGQTVAWPQNLYDCKTAVRYIRAHAEDYGVDPNRIAVMGGSAGGHLALLTGSTVNVERFNQDGLYLDQSNDVSCIVNFYGTAWVNNPHRAPKFEGGIPGLPEGENAKLASPATWLGDDTPPILIVHGDSDPSVSVKFSRKLVPILQEKGIEHTYIEIPEAKHSFGWTAAGTDVKPAVLAFLKAHL
- a CDS encoding glycoside hydrolase family 5 protein, with amino-acid sequence MATAYLSCPLVGNALLVDESFALGGNASAGEYTTNNVYNQAPTVTGFTGPWIITAGGGPAVSGSTLIYADSTGTVDTTGGSLIMGSNNSRAARQLSASLDNSSSGTYYLSFVYKQASDLAGYRRMGLYDGGVGSSYRELSLGADSSTDGKLSLSAFGNTVSEFADVDNNAVFFVMRFDMSTTPGGDSFTLYVNPGLETEPGSGIVNLSGLDISFDHFGLERYTYASYTHDFSVDEIRMATNYDDVTPSNVVYAGVVYEDDFDRPDNDALGFTPFRGKGWIETEGSDDSVRIDSDAIRVTSVDPGGAGARFYVDRDLDELLNYTIEATLDLSQMNGWTFAGSGLWLLPRAQGNDLPGNRGWYLRMVDITATDSISVYQYDGAAADGNGSITGTELTSTVSERLDRDKLIDVLIEVNGNDATLTLDQSPYGGGSYTASTIDVSGGSGFADNGVADVFLIGAHQVQTGNRDIDASIDDVVVSAYAGAEIPNKSVVLDYLDGYRILLEHPSPEGLEMGAGKAIFDQMHTAYLNSNITEFNAYREDLQNWFAAVVAWHAAKEDYTHRMLHGQNYSAAQSYLDSALALINNSQSAGVKAELANLVPLQDAAGAPPVSYTGGENRWGWIKSFDTMGFRHHPDLGENLEPDPWLSVWEETHDGWKPSNFSFLREDPSYDYVFSRTIKQIPYSEAHFNNVPNNHVFTHERNWTTTHWLHDDGWEVIYSVLTPLVLFKNTDEFYLRIPIASWTEYPEVIQQLWVQSGGSYTAITPSTTTLPTIDSAKAILETTDGYYLIVIPEYVDDISITDRELIIETQSATNFAFHKLQGGNEPDGANPSTWPYMLARVDFWTSVALDCPVSVGESMQGNTVTYDYNYLTTSSVHGETSQRIAPVPALAVLADLSITGVQTTSFNIATSEDYGDYEYVTGSQVSFDIPAITHQPLHGANVPIDRTVDYEELAAYGVKVARLYQASTTDRQTLKDMFEDALAECEANGIKAIIDPHTALYRMSYNDIFVGQELQDYIDWWVELATLAQPYKDILAGYDFYNEPPLDRGSLMDDWVAQAQLVSDAIVNVDPDTLHYVSAISYGGADGLWYQDTEMPDPLMRPTFHFYTPYSFTHQKVPQQTSDAPNTYYPFWVPGVDHGNDHYGSNREPTFYDKWNVGAAMMPVLEYLAKYNSDILLGEFSPLGYSRSGGSQDGAAVWNQHVIEWASRFALDTTLWAYHGSGLEHPEVADQMIDFWGLQTGMQLNAADITAYGSGQNGQGGHGANFTLSADKRAITLTGNSWYKFALPEGYTMTPNTMLDVTFSSNSIGELHGIGLDENNYYGDHDRAVLLYGTQGWNGGIAINSADNYSNFAPDEMIYSIPIGSFYNTTNTMDYLIFVNDDDTDGSGVSVFSNIRIYEN
- a CDS encoding Gfo/Idh/MocA family protein; its protein translation is MGIETKNVYVAGIGGFAEKHHEVLLQLENEGLLKVRAVCDPEIESLTELCEAFRFAERGVALYADFDQLLAAHANEFKQNDWASIAAPFIVHAKMHQQCIDAGLACYLEKPPTLDPLELDAMVKYDLHAKLFTAVGFNHIGQTERLELKQRILAGEFGALNQARFVGAWRRSCGYFHRNAWAGRLLLGEQLVLDSCFGNGMAHHLHNLLFFCGTGGLYSWAKCVSLESELYSVQPIEGPDTVFAQGLLESGVVVRIAVTNVCKEIEYTSEELYFDHAQIHIAPNDHIKITWNDGRKEKIPLTSDRLLEQNIRNFLAYLDGEFERPPTTLEDCQAFVQLNALTYLASQGICRLEPTDYAFVPETKDKKSVRYIHGILDCQRHFADSGNFPSSQGVSWGKKGGYATVEQLENLHSHVQLIQSPKVACVKSS